In Xiphophorus maculatus strain JP 163 A chromosome 18, X_maculatus-5.0-male, whole genome shotgun sequence, a single genomic region encodes these proteins:
- the mcam gene encoding cell surface glycoprotein MUC18 isoform X3, whose product MAVRDAASPLLLGLLCLLHTWGARAAVEVNMEDKVEVLLGDPAQITCMFKSDDFGGSGGMTIEWHYVKSSTDSQRIYSQDSLQSTVEKNTPYSDRITVNTTAREVVLTIRDVQLKDDEVAFNCFVKIIGEGSGEGGTKLKVFKTPEDPTIQGVEQGISVSDEVTKVASCEVKNGHPKPKITWYRDKMPLHNIPDVVKLDHSVTTQSSGLYSVNSDLNMKVEKKDKDAVFYCEVTFLVPGAEKMLETKRINITVFYPPTTVNLWVESPKGKIKEGDTVEFLCASDGNSESQFFIIENNEGPSLKMENVTRHNSGVFHCTVEDYENYVRLSTNTTVLVNYLDEVVIKPTGSVSVDWKKEFSATCNALSSLSTTTTWFKNGKEVEKGHHLNIKAVTYDTAGTYVCVVTVPEIQAMQANASLQLTVQGPPEIIEKQLNEKETNERELELTCHVRSYPTPNIIWGTTNGKIISSSNHMTGVGAKSVAKVQVNITSNTTVFCNASNEFGKDSVTYVIRFRSYGVVIAVIIICILLLAILGSVLYFLYKKGKICNRSGKKDFTKEKSSKDKIVVEMKSDNTEEAILLGINGEKQLPNDQ is encoded by the exons CCAGGGCTGCTGTGGAGGTAAACATGGAGGACAAAGTGGAAGTTCTTTTGGGAGACCCAGCTCAGATCACCTGCATGTTCAAATCGGACGACTTTGGCGGCAGCGGCGGCATGACAATAGAGTGGCACTAT GTAAAGAGTTCAACAGACAGTCAACGAATCTACAGCCAGGACAGCCTTCAAAGCACCGTGGAGAAAAACACTCCTTACTCTGATCGGATCACGGTGAATACCACCGCTCGAGAGGTGGTGCTGACGATCAGGGATGTGCAGCTGAAGGACGATGAGGTGGCGTTCAACTGTTTCGTCAAGATCATTGGCGAAGGGAGCGGAGAGGGAGGCACAAAGCTGAAAGTGTTTA aaacaCCAGAGGATCCCACAATTCAAGGTGTGGAACAAGGAATATCAGTCAGCGATGAAGTGACAAAG GTTGCCTCTTGCGAGGTGAAAAATGGACACCCCAAACCGAAGATCACCTGGTACAGAGACAAAATGCCACTGCACAATATTCCAGATG TTGTGAAACTGGATCACAGTGTCACCACTCAGTCAAGTGGTTTATATTCGGTCAACAGTGACCTGAACATGAAGGTGGAGAAGAAGGACAAAGATGCAGTTTTCTACTGCGAGGTCACATTCCTTGTTCCTGGAGCAGAGAAGATGCTTGAAACCAAAAGAATTAACATCACTGTCTTCT ATCCTCCCACGACAGTAAATCTGTGGGTTGAATCCCCAAAGGGTAAAATCAAGGAGGGCGACACGGTGGAGTTCCTCTGCGCCAGTGATGGAAATAGTGAATCCCAATTTTTCATAATTGAAAATAATGAG GGTCCAAGTTTGAAGATGGAGAACGTTACTCGTCACAATAGTGGCGTTTTCCACTGCACCGTAGAGGACTATGAAAATTATGTGAGATTATCAACAAACACCACAGTGCTTGTCAACT ATCTGGATGAGGTGGTCATTAAACCCACCGGCTCTGTTTCGGTGGACTGGAAGAAAGAGTTTTCGGCTACCTGCAATGCTTTATCATCTCTCAGCACCACCACAACATGGTTTAAG AATGGAAAAGAAGTTGAAAAGGGTCACCATTTAAACATAAAGGCTGTAACGTATGACACCGCAGGAACGTATGTTTGTGTAGTGACAGTACCGGAGATCCAGGCGATGCAAGCCAACGCTTCACTACAGCTTACTGTTCAGG GCCCACCAGAGATTATAGAAAAACAGCTTAATGAGAAAGAGACCAATGAGAGGGAACTTGAACTTACCTGCCACGTCAGAAGCTACCCAACTCCCAATATAATCTGGGGCACCACTAATGGGAAG ATCATCAGCTCCTCAAATCACATGACCGGTGTGGGTGCTAAGAGCGTAGCCAAAGTTCAAGTCAATATCACTTCAAACACAACCGTTTTCTGCAACGCCTCAAATGAGTTCGGCAAAGACTCGGTTACGTACGTCATCAGATTCA GAAGCTATGGTGTTGTCATTGCAGTGATCATTATCTGTATCCTGCTTCTGGCCATCTTGGGCAGCGTGCTTTACTTCCTTTACAAAAAAGGCAAGATCTGCAATCGATCAGGAAAAAAGGACTT CACTAAAGAGAAGTCCAGCAAAGATAAGATTGTGGTGGAGATGAAGAGTGACAACACAGAGGAGGCGATTCTGCTCGGCATCAACGGAGAAAAACAGCTACCCAATGACCAG TGA
- the mcam gene encoding cell surface glycoprotein MUC18 isoform X1, whose translation MAVRDAASPLLLGLLCLLHTWGARAAVEVNMEDKVEVLLGDPAQITCMFKSDDFGGSGGMTIEWHYVKSSTDSQRIYSQDSLQSTVEKNTPYSDRITVNTTAREVVLTIRDVQLKDDEVAFNCFVKIIGEGSGEGGTKLKVFKTPEDPTIQGVEQGISVSDEVTKVASCEVKNGHPKPKITWYRDKMPLHNIPDVVKLDHSVTTQSSGLYSVNSDLNMKVEKKDKDAVFYCEVTFLVPGAEKMLETKRINITVFYPPTTVNLWVESPKGKIKEGDTVEFLCASDGNSESQFFIIENNEGPSLKMENVTRHNSGVFHCTVEDYENYVRLSTNTTVLVNYLDEVVIKPTGSVSVDWKKEFSATCNALSSLSTTTTWFKNGKEVEKGHHLNIKAVTYDTAGTYVCVVTVPEIQAMQANASLQLTVQGPPEIIEKQLNEKETNERELELTCHVRSYPTPNIIWGTTNGKIISSSNHMTGVGAKSVAKVQVNITSNTTVFCNASNEFGKDSVTYVIRFTKHTTTPATITTTISPTTITAANTTNNTSTSTNAAKTKSTVKAETPKPQEKIQKGSYGVVIAVIIICILLLAILGSVLYFLYKKGKICNRSGKKDFTKEKSSKDKIVVEMKSDNTEEAILLGINGEKQLPNDQ comes from the exons CCAGGGCTGCTGTGGAGGTAAACATGGAGGACAAAGTGGAAGTTCTTTTGGGAGACCCAGCTCAGATCACCTGCATGTTCAAATCGGACGACTTTGGCGGCAGCGGCGGCATGACAATAGAGTGGCACTAT GTAAAGAGTTCAACAGACAGTCAACGAATCTACAGCCAGGACAGCCTTCAAAGCACCGTGGAGAAAAACACTCCTTACTCTGATCGGATCACGGTGAATACCACCGCTCGAGAGGTGGTGCTGACGATCAGGGATGTGCAGCTGAAGGACGATGAGGTGGCGTTCAACTGTTTCGTCAAGATCATTGGCGAAGGGAGCGGAGAGGGAGGCACAAAGCTGAAAGTGTTTA aaacaCCAGAGGATCCCACAATTCAAGGTGTGGAACAAGGAATATCAGTCAGCGATGAAGTGACAAAG GTTGCCTCTTGCGAGGTGAAAAATGGACACCCCAAACCGAAGATCACCTGGTACAGAGACAAAATGCCACTGCACAATATTCCAGATG TTGTGAAACTGGATCACAGTGTCACCACTCAGTCAAGTGGTTTATATTCGGTCAACAGTGACCTGAACATGAAGGTGGAGAAGAAGGACAAAGATGCAGTTTTCTACTGCGAGGTCACATTCCTTGTTCCTGGAGCAGAGAAGATGCTTGAAACCAAAAGAATTAACATCACTGTCTTCT ATCCTCCCACGACAGTAAATCTGTGGGTTGAATCCCCAAAGGGTAAAATCAAGGAGGGCGACACGGTGGAGTTCCTCTGCGCCAGTGATGGAAATAGTGAATCCCAATTTTTCATAATTGAAAATAATGAG GGTCCAAGTTTGAAGATGGAGAACGTTACTCGTCACAATAGTGGCGTTTTCCACTGCACCGTAGAGGACTATGAAAATTATGTGAGATTATCAACAAACACCACAGTGCTTGTCAACT ATCTGGATGAGGTGGTCATTAAACCCACCGGCTCTGTTTCGGTGGACTGGAAGAAAGAGTTTTCGGCTACCTGCAATGCTTTATCATCTCTCAGCACCACCACAACATGGTTTAAG AATGGAAAAGAAGTTGAAAAGGGTCACCATTTAAACATAAAGGCTGTAACGTATGACACCGCAGGAACGTATGTTTGTGTAGTGACAGTACCGGAGATCCAGGCGATGCAAGCCAACGCTTCACTACAGCTTACTGTTCAGG GCCCACCAGAGATTATAGAAAAACAGCTTAATGAGAAAGAGACCAATGAGAGGGAACTTGAACTTACCTGCCACGTCAGAAGCTACCCAACTCCCAATATAATCTGGGGCACCACTAATGGGAAG ATCATCAGCTCCTCAAATCACATGACCGGTGTGGGTGCTAAGAGCGTAGCCAAAGTTCAAGTCAATATCACTTCAAACACAACCGTTTTCTGCAACGCCTCAAATGAGTTCGGCAAAGACTCGGTTACGTACGTCATCAGATTCA CTAAACACACCACCACACCAGCAACTATCACCACAACAATCTCTCCAACAACCATTACAGCAGCCAACACAACCAACAACACAAGCACATCCACCAATGCTGCCAAAACCAAATCCACAG TCAAAGCAGAAACACCCAAACCACAAGAGAAAATCCAAAAAG GAAGCTATGGTGTTGTCATTGCAGTGATCATTATCTGTATCCTGCTTCTGGCCATCTTGGGCAGCGTGCTTTACTTCCTTTACAAAAAAGGCAAGATCTGCAATCGATCAGGAAAAAAGGACTT CACTAAAGAGAAGTCCAGCAAAGATAAGATTGTGGTGGAGATGAAGAGTGACAACACAGAGGAGGCGATTCTGCTCGGCATCAACGGAGAAAAACAGCTACCCAATGACCAG TGA
- the mcam gene encoding cell surface glycoprotein MUC18 isoform X2, with protein MAVRDAASPLLLGLLCLLHTWGARAAVEVNMEDKVEVLLGDPAQITCMFKSDDFGGSGGMTIEWHYVKSSTDSQRIYSQDSLQSTVEKNTPYSDRITVNTTAREVVLTIRDVQLKDDEVAFNCFVKIIGEGSGEGGTKLKVFKTPEDPTIQGVEQGISVSDEVTKVASCEVKNGHPKPKITWYRDKMPLHNIPDVVKLDHSVTTQSSGLYSVNSDLNMKVEKKDKDAVFYCEVTFLVPGAEKMLETKRINITVFYPPTTVNLWVESPKGKIKEGDTVEFLCASDGNSESQFFIIENNEGPSLKMENVTRHNSGVFHCTVEDYENYVRLSTNTTVLVNYLDEVVIKPTGSVSVDWKKEFSATCNALSSLSTTTTWFKNGKEVEKGHHLNIKAVTYDTAGTYVCVVTVPEIQAMQANASLQLTVQGPPEIIEKQLNEKETNERELELTCHVRSYPTPNIIWGTTNGKIISSSNHMTGVGAKSVAKVQVNITSNTTVFCNASNEFGKDSVTYVIRFIKAETPKPQEKIQKGSYGVVIAVIIICILLLAILGSVLYFLYKKGKICNRSGKKDFTKEKSSKDKIVVEMKSDNTEEAILLGINGEKQLPNDQ; from the exons CCAGGGCTGCTGTGGAGGTAAACATGGAGGACAAAGTGGAAGTTCTTTTGGGAGACCCAGCTCAGATCACCTGCATGTTCAAATCGGACGACTTTGGCGGCAGCGGCGGCATGACAATAGAGTGGCACTAT GTAAAGAGTTCAACAGACAGTCAACGAATCTACAGCCAGGACAGCCTTCAAAGCACCGTGGAGAAAAACACTCCTTACTCTGATCGGATCACGGTGAATACCACCGCTCGAGAGGTGGTGCTGACGATCAGGGATGTGCAGCTGAAGGACGATGAGGTGGCGTTCAACTGTTTCGTCAAGATCATTGGCGAAGGGAGCGGAGAGGGAGGCACAAAGCTGAAAGTGTTTA aaacaCCAGAGGATCCCACAATTCAAGGTGTGGAACAAGGAATATCAGTCAGCGATGAAGTGACAAAG GTTGCCTCTTGCGAGGTGAAAAATGGACACCCCAAACCGAAGATCACCTGGTACAGAGACAAAATGCCACTGCACAATATTCCAGATG TTGTGAAACTGGATCACAGTGTCACCACTCAGTCAAGTGGTTTATATTCGGTCAACAGTGACCTGAACATGAAGGTGGAGAAGAAGGACAAAGATGCAGTTTTCTACTGCGAGGTCACATTCCTTGTTCCTGGAGCAGAGAAGATGCTTGAAACCAAAAGAATTAACATCACTGTCTTCT ATCCTCCCACGACAGTAAATCTGTGGGTTGAATCCCCAAAGGGTAAAATCAAGGAGGGCGACACGGTGGAGTTCCTCTGCGCCAGTGATGGAAATAGTGAATCCCAATTTTTCATAATTGAAAATAATGAG GGTCCAAGTTTGAAGATGGAGAACGTTACTCGTCACAATAGTGGCGTTTTCCACTGCACCGTAGAGGACTATGAAAATTATGTGAGATTATCAACAAACACCACAGTGCTTGTCAACT ATCTGGATGAGGTGGTCATTAAACCCACCGGCTCTGTTTCGGTGGACTGGAAGAAAGAGTTTTCGGCTACCTGCAATGCTTTATCATCTCTCAGCACCACCACAACATGGTTTAAG AATGGAAAAGAAGTTGAAAAGGGTCACCATTTAAACATAAAGGCTGTAACGTATGACACCGCAGGAACGTATGTTTGTGTAGTGACAGTACCGGAGATCCAGGCGATGCAAGCCAACGCTTCACTACAGCTTACTGTTCAGG GCCCACCAGAGATTATAGAAAAACAGCTTAATGAGAAAGAGACCAATGAGAGGGAACTTGAACTTACCTGCCACGTCAGAAGCTACCCAACTCCCAATATAATCTGGGGCACCACTAATGGGAAG ATCATCAGCTCCTCAAATCACATGACCGGTGTGGGTGCTAAGAGCGTAGCCAAAGTTCAAGTCAATATCACTTCAAACACAACCGTTTTCTGCAACGCCTCAAATGAGTTCGGCAAAGACTCGGTTACGTACGTCATCAGATTCA TCAAAGCAGAAACACCCAAACCACAAGAGAAAATCCAAAAAG GAAGCTATGGTGTTGTCATTGCAGTGATCATTATCTGTATCCTGCTTCTGGCCATCTTGGGCAGCGTGCTTTACTTCCTTTACAAAAAAGGCAAGATCTGCAATCGATCAGGAAAAAAGGACTT CACTAAAGAGAAGTCCAGCAAAGATAAGATTGTGGTGGAGATGAAGAGTGACAACACAGAGGAGGCGATTCTGCTCGGCATCAACGGAGAAAAACAGCTACCCAATGACCAG TGA